The nucleotide window CGGTGCCACCCGCAGCCACTCCCGCCCCCACGTGTCCAACCACAACCCCTACAGCCAGGCGCCGCCGTCGCCTATTGCCTATCGGCTGACGGCGGTGCCCAGGACGGTCGGAGCGACGGGCGGCAGGTTCGGCCAGACCATCGCGGTGCGCACCGCGGTGACGTCGAAGCCGGCGGCCGTGACGGCGCCTGAGGTGTCGCGCCGGACCGAGCACCCCCCGGCGGCGCGTCCCCAGAACGGCTGGAGCAGCTGCTGGAGCCGGCCGACCCAGTGCTCTGCAGGGGCGGCAACGTGCTCGAGTAGGAGCAGCCGTCCACCGGGGACCAGGACCCGCCGCAGTTCCGCGAGCGCCCTGGGCGGCTGCGCGACTGAGCAGAGCACACAGGCACAGAGCACCGCGTTGATCGAGCCGTCGGCCAGCGGCAGGGCATGGGCGTCGGCCGAGAGCAGCGTCACCGGCACCGGGCAGGCCGTCACCCGCCCGTGGGCCAGGGCGCGCATCGAGGGGTCGGGCTCGACGGCGACCACCGACGTCACGGCGGCGGGCAGGTGGGCCAGGTCGTGGCCGGGTCCGAGACCAAGGATAAGCAGCCGACCGCTCGCGTCGGCCAGCACCGACGCGCGCAGCTGGCCGAAGCCGCCGCGTTCCCCGGCCGCGGCGACTAGCCGGTAGACCTGAGCGAAGACCGGGTGGGCGTGCTCGCGCTCACG belongs to Aquipuribacter hungaricus and includes:
- a CDS encoding class I SAM-dependent methyltransferase; translation: MRARPTAPRPMRSAASRGARRGHWHCTRSSDRRSPDLTRHWGMSREREHAHPVFAQVYRLVAAAGERGGFGQLRASVLADASGRLLILGLGPGHDLAHLPAAVTSVVAVEPDPSMRALAHGRVTACPVPVTLLSADAHALPLADGSINAVLCACVLCSVAQPPRALAELRRVLVPGGRLLLLEHVAAPAEHWVGRLQQLLQPFWGRAAGGCSVRRDTSGAVTAAGFDVTAVRTAMVWPNLPPVAPTVLGTAVSR